From one Bordetella genomosp. 9 genomic stretch:
- a CDS encoding ABC transporter permease — protein sequence MSSIPQRADAALQPLDGTPSVPVRRRRVFDTAAGRFGLQLLAVMVFFLVWEAGVRAGWISEFLVGKPSGIWAIFVKNLMDGSLLWDTGYTLFEALLGFVAGTAIGSVLGLAMWYSVFVARLVEPFIVAINSVPKIALAPIVLLWFGTGLLSKVALVVSMTAVVALIAAYQAAKDADKDLQALLYSMGGSKHQIFHGVVVPSALPAIIANFRINIGLGLVGAVVGEFISSKYGLGHLIYTASSLYDLNSVWVGLFVLMLVGFLLYHAIDALERNLLPWKLDDGRPHIQV from the coding sequence ATGTCATCGATACCTCAACGGGCCGACGCGGCCCTCCAGCCGCTTGACGGGACGCCGTCCGTGCCGGTGCGCCGGCGCCGTGTCTTCGATACCGCCGCCGGCCGGTTCGGGCTGCAGCTGCTGGCTGTCATGGTTTTCTTCCTGGTGTGGGAAGCCGGCGTGCGCGCGGGCTGGATCTCGGAGTTCCTGGTCGGCAAGCCGAGCGGCATCTGGGCCATCTTCGTCAAGAACCTGATGGACGGTTCGCTGCTCTGGGATACCGGCTACACCCTGTTCGAGGCCCTGCTGGGCTTCGTGGCCGGCACCGCGATCGGCTCCGTCCTGGGCCTGGCGATGTGGTATTCGGTGTTCGTCGCCCGGTTGGTGGAGCCCTTCATCGTCGCGATCAACAGCGTGCCCAAGATCGCCCTGGCGCCCATCGTGCTGCTGTGGTTCGGCACCGGCCTGCTGTCCAAGGTGGCGCTGGTGGTGTCCATGACCGCGGTGGTCGCGCTGATCGCGGCCTACCAGGCCGCCAAGGACGCCGACAAGGACCTGCAGGCCCTGCTGTATTCCATGGGCGGCAGCAAGCACCAGATCTTCCACGGCGTGGTGGTGCCGTCCGCGCTGCCGGCCATCATCGCCAACTTCCGCATCAATATCGGCCTGGGCCTGGTCGGGGCCGTGGTGGGCGAATTCATTTCGTCGAAGTACGGACTGGGCCATCTCATCTACACGGCGTCGAGCCTGTACGACCTGAACTCGGTGTGGGTCGGCCTGTTCGTCCTGATGCTGGTGGGCTTCCTGCTGTACCACGCCATCGATGCGCTGGAGCGCAATCTCCTGCCGTGGAAGCTCGATGACGGCAGGCCGCACATCCAGGTGTAG
- a CDS encoding ABC transporter ATP-binding protein: protein MSLIQTGRSAAPASEPVQLSIRGVRKSFPGKGGGVQVLDGLDFDIYEKDFVSIIGPSGCGKSTIFNIIAGLLQADSGQLIYRGEAVSSMRGRVGYMMQKDLLFPWRTVLENVLLGLRIRGVAEREAVDTAREYLSTFGLSGFEKAYPQTLSGGMRQRVALMRTLIMDPDILLLDEPFSALDYQTRLYLESVLLEAVETFHKTVILVTHDVDEAVALSRRVVALSGRPTRVKNIHRIDIERGSPIEARADRRFSEYFHTLCGELDIQTRKKAA from the coding sequence ATGTCCCTGATTCAAACCGGCCGCAGCGCCGCGCCGGCTTCCGAGCCCGTGCAGCTGAGCATCCGCGGCGTCCGCAAATCCTTTCCCGGCAAGGGCGGGGGCGTCCAGGTCCTGGATGGCCTGGACTTCGACATCTACGAAAAGGATTTTGTCAGCATCATAGGGCCCAGCGGCTGCGGCAAGTCAACGATCTTCAATATTATCGCTGGCCTGCTGCAGGCCGACAGCGGCCAGTTGATCTATCGCGGCGAAGCCGTGTCCAGCATGCGCGGGCGGGTCGGCTACATGATGCAGAAGGACCTGCTGTTTCCCTGGCGCACCGTGCTGGAGAACGTCCTGCTGGGCCTGCGGATCCGCGGCGTGGCGGAACGCGAGGCCGTGGACACCGCGCGCGAATACCTGTCCACCTTCGGGCTTTCCGGCTTCGAGAAAGCCTATCCCCAGACCCTGTCCGGCGGCATGCGCCAACGGGTGGCGCTGATGCGCACGCTGATCATGGATCCGGACATCCTGCTGCTGGACGAGCCGTTTTCCGCGCTGGATTACCAGACCCGCTTGTACCTGGAGAGCGTGCTGCTCGAAGCGGTGGAAACCTTCCACAAGACGGTCATCCTGGTCACCCATGACGTCGACGAGGCGGTCGCCTTGTCGCGCCGCGTGGTGGCGTTGAGCGGGCGGCCCACGCGCGTCAAGAACATCCACCGGATCGATATCGAGCGCGGCAGTCCCATCGAAGCGCGCGCCGATCGCCGCTTTTCCGAGTACTTCCATACCCTGTGCGGCGAGCTGGACATCCAGACCCGGAAAAAGGCGGCCTGA
- a CDS encoding SGNH/GDSL hydrolase family protein, with product MSSHRVLAPLTAAVTAVMALGITLLPPNVAAQAAVASAPAILAAPKGNTAATATATAGTAVAVSAANDRWAESLAAFAAADQAHPPTPGGVLFVGSSSIRLWNGLETEFQSLPVVVKRGFGGSRMLDCTRHLHQLVEPYKPRLVLVYAGDNDLAEGRTPEQVLQAFTAFVEGVRTSLPSTRIAYISIKPSPSRVSLMPQIRETNELIHAYTLKTRNTDFIDIYTPMLDAAGQPRPELFREDLLHLNPQGYALWKRVITAHLN from the coding sequence ATGAGCTCCCACCGCGTCCTTGCCCCCCTGACCGCCGCCGTGACGGCCGTGATGGCCCTGGGCATCACCCTGCTGCCGCCGAACGTGGCGGCACAGGCGGCAGTAGCCTCCGCGCCCGCGATTCTTGCGGCACCCAAGGGGAATACGGCAGCCACGGCCACGGCCACGGCCGGGACCGCCGTCGCCGTCAGCGCGGCGAACGACCGCTGGGCGGAAAGCCTGGCGGCGTTCGCCGCCGCTGACCAGGCGCATCCGCCCACGCCGGGCGGCGTTCTGTTCGTGGGAAGCTCTTCCATCCGCCTGTGGAACGGCCTGGAAACCGAATTCCAGTCGTTGCCGGTGGTGGTCAAGCGGGGATTCGGCGGCTCGCGCATGCTGGACTGCACGCGGCATCTGCACCAGCTGGTCGAACCCTACAAGCCGCGGCTGGTGCTGGTCTATGCCGGCGACAACGACCTGGCCGAAGGGCGTACGCCCGAGCAGGTGCTGCAGGCGTTCACCGCCTTCGTCGAGGGCGTGCGCACCAGCCTGCCCTCCACTCGCATCGCCTATATCTCGATCAAGCCAAGCCCGTCACGGGTGTCGCTGATGCCGCAGATCCGCGAAACCAACGAGCTGATCCACGCCTACACCTTGAAGACGCGGAACACGGATTTCATCGATATCTATACGCCCATGCTCGACGCCGCCGGGCAGCCCCGGCCGGAGCTGTTCCGCGAAGACCTGCTGCACCTGAACCCACAGGGCTACGCGCTATGGAAGCGCGTGATCACGGCGCATCTGAATTGA
- the opgC gene encoding OpgC domain-containing protein: MTNPSSCLSRVHLAAASAPAAAARPRLWELDAVRGLMLVLMLSTHLPTNFGIPTSQPLGFVSAAEGFVMLSAYMAGLVYTQRYLRHGMQAMQRAFLKRALVVYGCQAASLLFLFTVIAGLGLTLSQPAVQNLIWFYLQQPLTAFLSALGLVYNPPLLDILPVYVLFMLASPWVLTYALRKGWRAILIGSGVLWFLTQFELSRFLYGGLVTLTGLPVPFSETGAFETFGWQALWIFGLWLGSTHARVPAEARRPIPRPVVLGAMVIAGTFFVWRHITGLGAFPDDNPLNFLFDKWHLGPLRVLNFMALVVLAMHFSGWLKTHLPRMRWLETMGRSSLSVFCAHLVIVLLVLTVIGEPSPDRPLWQDLLLFGGSVLALYIVARLVGDNKTKPAPASAPRVPRLNSDAP, from the coding sequence ATGACGAATCCATCTTCCTGCCTGTCACGCGTTCACCTCGCTGCCGCCTCGGCGCCGGCGGCGGCAGCGCGTCCCCGGCTCTGGGAGCTGGACGCCGTCCGGGGCCTGATGCTGGTGCTGATGCTGTCCACGCACCTGCCCACCAATTTCGGCATTCCCACCAGCCAGCCGCTGGGCTTCGTGTCGGCGGCGGAAGGCTTCGTCATGCTGTCGGCCTATATGGCCGGGCTGGTCTATACCCAGCGCTACCTGCGCCATGGCATGCAGGCCATGCAGCGGGCCTTCCTGAAGCGGGCCCTGGTGGTGTACGGCTGCCAGGCCGCTTCCCTGCTGTTCCTGTTCACCGTGATCGCCGGGCTGGGCCTGACGCTGTCCCAGCCGGCGGTGCAGAACCTGATCTGGTTCTATCTGCAGCAGCCGCTGACGGCCTTCCTGTCCGCCCTGGGGCTGGTCTACAACCCGCCCCTGCTGGACATCCTGCCGGTCTACGTGCTGTTCATGCTGGCCAGTCCGTGGGTGCTGACCTATGCGCTGCGCAAGGGCTGGCGCGCCATCCTGATCGGCAGCGGCGTGCTGTGGTTCCTGACGCAGTTCGAGCTGTCGCGCTTCCTGTACGGCGGCCTGGTGACCCTGACCGGGCTGCCCGTGCCGTTCAGCGAAACCGGTGCGTTCGAGACTTTCGGCTGGCAGGCCCTGTGGATATTCGGGCTGTGGCTGGGGTCGACGCATGCACGGGTGCCGGCGGAAGCGCGGCGGCCCATCCCGCGGCCGGTGGTGTTGGGCGCCATGGTGATCGCGGGCACCTTCTTCGTCTGGCGCCACATCACGGGGCTGGGCGCCTTCCCGGACGACAACCCCCTCAATTTCCTGTTCGACAAATGGCACCTGGGGCCGCTGCGTGTCTTGAACTTCATGGCGCTGGTGGTGCTGGCCATGCACTTCAGCGGCTGGCTGAAGACGCACCTGCCGCGCATGCGGTGGCTGGAAACGATGGGACGGTCTTCGCTGTCCGTGTTCTGCGCGCACCTGGTCATCGTGCTGCTGGTGCTGACCGTGATCGGCGAGCCTTCGCCGGATCGTCCCCTGTGGCAGGACCTGCTGCTGTTCGGCGGGAGCGTGCTGGCGCTCTATATCGTGGCGCGCCTGGTGGGGGACAACAAGACGAAGCCCGCGCCGGCGTCCGCGCCGCGGGTACCGCGGCTCAATTCAGATGCGCCGTGA
- a CDS encoding EAL domain-containing protein, whose product MPTSYSIRRRIAAIVVTLLAAVLPILLILPIVFYESQRQLAGEAAVTAGVLRRQLENILLRAQDVTQRLTPTLQRPCEEVLPLLRQLSALQPYFRSLLLVRDDVVTCSSVYGMANTPLIALSSQEHVPKGMYVTPVAGTLLVPDRPSVMVSRGLRDGNGIAAFLDAQYLYDLKLAAARDGVYDVDILLGPHNVPLVEAGERQRSARVPAPDTQQSSSGMFPVQVRVTPLQAQRDAVRNHVWRGYAAFLLLASFLCGYGAYRLYGWRVSIPGELRKGMRLRQFHMVYQPVIDMSTGRISGVEALLRWSHPRLGKVRPDLFIAAAEEHHIIDDLTRHMFNLVANDLALLDLPGGSHLAVNVCGAHMASDRFVADVDTLLSRVRAYDDVSLVLEVTERHPLPDTPALRGNMAELRKRGVRWALDDFGTGHSSLSYLQTLHVPFLKIDRAFVSSAGTEAVSNVVLDTIIGLARQLGMSMIAEGVETEAQAAYLGDKGVQFAQGFLFARPMPPRELAAWRAEHADRVDLPRPRLTWSPDAVDISGA is encoded by the coding sequence GTGCCAACCAGCTATTCGATCCGGCGCAGGATCGCCGCCATCGTGGTCACGCTGCTCGCCGCGGTTCTGCCCATCCTCCTTATCCTCCCCATCGTCTTCTACGAATCGCAGCGCCAGCTGGCCGGCGAAGCCGCCGTCACGGCCGGCGTGCTGCGCCGCCAGCTCGAAAACATCCTGCTTCGTGCCCAGGACGTCACGCAGCGGCTCACCCCCACCCTGCAGCGGCCGTGCGAGGAAGTCCTGCCCCTGCTGCGGCAACTGAGCGCCCTGCAACCGTATTTCCGTTCGCTCCTGCTGGTGCGCGACGACGTCGTGACCTGCTCGTCGGTCTATGGCATGGCGAATACCCCCTTGATCGCGCTGTCGTCGCAGGAGCACGTGCCCAAGGGCATGTACGTGACGCCCGTGGCCGGGACGCTGCTGGTGCCGGACCGGCCGTCCGTCATGGTGTCGCGCGGGCTGCGCGACGGCAACGGCATCGCCGCCTTCCTGGATGCGCAATATCTCTACGACCTGAAACTGGCGGCGGCCCGCGATGGCGTCTATGACGTCGACATCCTGCTGGGCCCCCACAACGTGCCGCTGGTGGAAGCAGGCGAGCGGCAGCGCAGCGCGCGCGTGCCCGCGCCGGATACGCAGCAATCGTCGTCCGGCATGTTCCCGGTGCAGGTGCGGGTCACGCCGCTGCAGGCGCAGCGCGATGCCGTGCGCAACCACGTCTGGCGCGGCTATGCGGCCTTTCTGCTGCTGGCCAGTTTCCTGTGCGGCTACGGCGCGTACCGGCTCTATGGCTGGCGCGTGTCCATCCCCGGCGAACTCCGCAAGGGCATGCGCCTGCGCCAGTTCCACATGGTCTACCAGCCGGTGATCGACATGTCGACCGGCCGCATTTCCGGCGTCGAGGCGCTGCTGCGCTGGAGCCATCCCCGCCTGGGCAAGGTCAGGCCCGACCTGTTCATCGCCGCCGCGGAGGAACATCACATCATCGACGACCTGACGCGGCACATGTTCAATCTGGTCGCCAACGACCTGGCGCTGCTGGACCTGCCGGGCGGCAGCCACCTGGCGGTGAACGTGTGCGGCGCGCACATGGCGTCGGATCGCTTCGTCGCCGACGTGGACACGCTGTTGAGCCGGGTGCGGGCCTACGACGACGTCAGCCTGGTGCTGGAAGTCACCGAACGCCACCCGCTGCCGGACACGCCGGCGCTACGCGGCAACATGGCCGAGCTGCGCAAACGCGGCGTACGCTGGGCGCTGGACGATTTCGGCACGGGCCACAGCTCGCTGTCGTATTTGCAGACGCTGCACGTGCCCTTCCTGAAGATCGACCGCGCGTTCGTCAGCAGCGCGGGCACCGAGGCGGTCAGCAACGTGGTGCTCGACACCATCATCGGGCTGGCGCGCCAGCTGGGCATGTCGATGATCGCGGAAGGCGTCGAGACCGAAGCACAGGCGGCCTACCTGGGCGACAAGGGCGTGCAATTCGCGCAGGGCTTCCTGTTCGCGCGGCCCATGCCGCCGCGCGAACTGGCGGCATGGCGGGCGGAACACGCGGACCGCGTGGACCTGCCGCGTCCGCGGCTTACCTGGTCGCCGGACGCGGTCGATATTTCAGGCGCATGA
- a CDS encoding MFS transporter: MFPSFAVQKAYPFGAGLPADQRRAATLGLLLGVCMASLDTAIANTALPAIARDLQSSEARSIWVISSYQLSMVAFLLPAATLGEIVGHRRIMVFGLILFTLASLACGMAPSLEWLVAGRVAQGLGAAATMAVNGAMLRFIYSERQLGGGVGLNSLMVALAFAAGPTAASLVLTVATWHWLFLINVPVGLLGIYFCLRGLPVTTRTRRPFDTLGAVLCAGFLSLLVFSLNEGAQLAAPRTIAITAVACLACLLLLLKRQAGHPAPFLAVDLLRRPVFALSAATGVCSFATQSLAFVSLPFMLQNVLGYTQVETGFLITPWPVMVAVMAPIAGYLSDRMHVGVLAGGGMAMLAIGMVLLATMPTEPSVFGLCWRLAVCGAGFGFFQSPNVRAIITAAPPERAGGASGMVGTVRLLGQSSGAALVAACFHASTESGAILALWLGALFAAVAAVASVMRLKYRPRPATR, from the coding sequence ATGTTCCCTTCCTTCGCGGTACAAAAAGCCTATCCCTTCGGTGCGGGCCTGCCCGCCGACCAGCGTCGGGCTGCCACGCTCGGGTTGCTGCTGGGGGTCTGCATGGCCAGCCTGGACACCGCGATCGCGAACACCGCGCTGCCCGCGATCGCCCGCGATCTGCAGTCGTCCGAAGCGCGGTCGATCTGGGTGATCAGTTCCTACCAGCTTTCCATGGTGGCGTTCCTGCTGCCCGCCGCGACGCTGGGCGAGATCGTCGGCCATCGGCGCATCATGGTGTTCGGCCTGATCCTGTTCACGCTGGCCTCGCTGGCCTGCGGCATGGCGCCTTCGCTGGAATGGCTGGTGGCGGGACGGGTGGCGCAGGGCCTGGGCGCGGCGGCCACCATGGCGGTCAACGGCGCCATGCTGCGGTTCATCTATTCGGAAAGGCAACTGGGCGGGGGAGTGGGCCTGAATTCCCTGATGGTTGCGCTGGCCTTCGCCGCCGGGCCGACGGCGGCTTCGCTGGTGCTGACGGTGGCGACCTGGCACTGGCTGTTCCTGATCAACGTCCCGGTGGGCCTGCTCGGCATCTACTTCTGCCTGCGCGGTCTGCCGGTGACCACGCGCACCAGGCGCCCCTTCGATACCCTGGGCGCCGTGCTATGCGCCGGCTTTCTTTCGCTGCTGGTCTTCAGCCTGAACGAAGGCGCTCAACTGGCCGCGCCCCGGACCATCGCCATCACGGCCGTGGCGTGCCTGGCCTGCCTGCTTCTGCTGTTGAAGCGCCAGGCCGGCCATCCCGCGCCCTTCCTGGCGGTGGACCTGCTGCGGCGCCCGGTGTTTGCCCTGTCCGCCGCCACCGGCGTGTGTTCCTTCGCGACGCAATCGCTGGCCTTCGTGTCCTTGCCCTTCATGCTGCAGAACGTGCTGGGCTATACGCAGGTGGAGACCGGCTTTCTGATTACGCCCTGGCCGGTGATGGTGGCGGTGATGGCGCCCATCGCCGGCTATCTGTCGGACCGCATGCACGTCGGCGTGCTGGCGGGGGGAGGCATGGCCATGCTGGCCATCGGCATGGTATTGCTGGCGACCATGCCGACCGAGCCGTCGGTCTTCGGCCTGTGCTGGCGCCTGGCCGTGTGCGGCGCGGGCTTCGGCTTTTTCCAGTCGCCCAATGTGCGCGCCATCATCACCGCGGCGCCGCCGGAACGCGCGGGCGGCGCCAGCGGCATGGTGGGCACGGTACGCCTGCTGGGGCAGTCCAGCGGCGCCGCGCTGGTGGCCGCGTGCTTCCATGCGTCCACCGAAAGCGGCGCCATCCTGGCATTGTGGCTGGGCGCGCTCTTCGCCGCCGTCGCGGCGGTCGCCAGCGTCATGCGCCTGAAATATCGACCGCGTCCGGCGACCAGGTAA
- a CDS encoding AEC family transporter, with amino-acid sequence MFATLQILLPIFALIFAGFLLRRRGIASAAACVELNRFVVWLALPALLFKLMAHASWTQLYQPGFVATFGLASAMVFAATLAWRLRAGRHLADASVDAIAASYANTAYIGFPLIVALFGDAGIVPTTVATLMVVSVLFAIAAMLVEVGLQTERRPHKVGLKVLRGMSRNPLIVAPLAGALAAASGLRLPAPAESFLNILGAAATPCALVCLGLFLAEKRPAARTPSASLVLTAGKLVVQPALTWWLAARVFMLPGPLAQMAVLLAALPTGTGPFMLAEFYRREAFVTARTILLSTVGSLVSLTVLLRLMPHGG; translated from the coding sequence ATGTTTGCCACATTGCAGATCCTCTTACCCATTTTCGCGCTCATCTTCGCGGGCTTCCTGCTGCGGCGGCGCGGCATCGCCAGTGCCGCCGCCTGCGTGGAGCTGAACCGCTTCGTCGTCTGGCTGGCGCTGCCCGCGCTGCTGTTCAAGCTGATGGCGCATGCGTCCTGGACGCAGCTGTACCAGCCCGGCTTCGTCGCCACCTTCGGCCTGGCCAGCGCCATGGTGTTCGCCGCGACGCTGGCCTGGCGCCTGCGCGCGGGGCGGCATCTGGCCGACGCCAGCGTGGACGCCATCGCCGCGTCATACGCCAATACGGCGTACATCGGCTTTCCCTTGATCGTGGCCTTGTTCGGCGACGCGGGCATCGTGCCCACCACCGTCGCCACCTTGATGGTGGTATCGGTGCTGTTCGCCATCGCGGCGATGCTGGTCGAAGTCGGCCTGCAGACGGAGCGGCGACCGCACAAGGTCGGGTTGAAGGTGCTGCGCGGCATGTCGCGCAATCCATTGATCGTCGCGCCCTTGGCGGGCGCCCTGGCCGCGGCCAGCGGGCTGCGGTTGCCGGCCCCGGCGGAAAGCTTCCTGAATATCCTGGGTGCGGCGGCGACCCCTTGCGCGCTGGTGTGCCTGGGCCTGTTCCTGGCGGAGAAGCGGCCCGCCGCCAGGACCCCCAGCGCATCGCTGGTGCTGACAGCCGGCAAGCTGGTCGTGCAGCCGGCGCTGACCTGGTGGCTGGCGGCGCGTGTCTTCATGCTGCCCGGCCCGCTCGCGCAGATGGCGGTACTGCTGGCGGCCCTGCCCACGGGCACGGGACCTTTCATGCTGGCGGAGTTCTATCGCCGCGAAGCCTTCGTCACCGCGCGCACGATCCTGCTGTCGACGGTGGGCTCGCTGGTATCCCTGACGGTGCTGCTGCGCTTGATGCCGCATGGGGGATAG
- a CDS encoding LysR family transcriptional regulator, translated as MLDIKPLRYFVTLAETRHFGRAAARLHLSQPPLSRQLAGLEAALGVKLLDRNPRMVSLTPAGERFLTDARAILAALEQAGRNAQAAARGEAGALSVGFTMYAAYSVIPSYAKAFGNAYPDVALRLREVVSQDLAAQVLDGRIDAAVVMAGGHHGELSSRVIVREPLCVALSRGHPRAAARGAMRIEQLAGEPFIMTSAEVAPTLRASIVAHCRQAGFEPSVRLEVQLQQTVLNMVDEGVGVALVPASLRKSRLPGVAFRPLAGAPQSELVLLWSPRNRNPCLSNFLALAAPA; from the coding sequence ATGCTGGACATCAAGCCCCTGCGTTATTTCGTCACCCTGGCGGAGACGCGCCATTTCGGCCGCGCGGCGGCGCGCCTGCACCTGTCGCAGCCCCCGCTCAGCCGCCAGCTCGCGGGATTGGAAGCCGCGCTGGGGGTCAAGCTGCTGGATCGCAATCCGCGCATGGTGTCGCTGACGCCGGCCGGCGAACGCTTCCTGACGGACGCCAGGGCCATCCTGGCGGCGCTGGAACAGGCCGGCCGCAATGCGCAGGCCGCCGCGCGCGGCGAAGCAGGCGCGCTGTCCGTCGGCTTCACCATGTATGCCGCCTACAGCGTCATCCCTTCCTATGCCAAGGCTTTCGGCAACGCCTACCCCGACGTGGCATTGAGGCTGCGCGAGGTCGTTTCGCAGGATCTGGCGGCGCAGGTGCTGGACGGCCGCATCGATGCCGCGGTCGTCATGGCGGGTGGCCACCATGGCGAACTGTCCAGCCGCGTGATCGTGCGCGAACCGCTGTGCGTCGCGCTGTCGCGGGGCCATCCGCGCGCGGCGGCGCGCGGGGCCATGCGTATCGAGCAGCTCGCCGGAGAACCTTTCATCATGACGTCCGCCGAAGTCGCGCCGACGCTGCGCGCCAGCATCGTGGCGCATTGCCGCCAGGCCGGCTTCGAGCCGAGCGTGCGCTTGGAAGTACAGTTGCAGCAGACGGTGCTGAACATGGTGGACGAAGGCGTGGGCGTGGCGCTGGTGCCGGCGTCCCTGCGCAAGTCGCGCCTGCCCGGCGTGGCCTTCCGTCCGCTGGCGGGGGCGCCGCAGTCCGAACTGGTGCTGCTCTGGTCGCCCCGCAACCGCAATCCCTGCCTGTCCAATTTCCTGGCCCTGGCCGCGCCCGCCTAG
- a CDS encoding ABC transporter ATP-binding protein, producing MPNSRNPLYRRFETMIDPFRPALDEPPPDDVIRFYRHYLRQVRTALVFLLIVGLAGALIDVTLFRFLGRIVDLVKDQPVAAFFSEHGKTLIGMALVVLVLRPIVTGLHDMLVHQSLAPGLTTLVRWQNHRYVVKQGLGFFHSDFAGRIANRILQTGVALRESTLQAVDAIWHVLIYAGSALILFFDADWRLTLPLIIWIVGYIVTLIRYVPRVKSRSATASEASSKLMGRIVDGYTNIGTLKLFAHSQREEIYAREAMAEQTSKAQMAARLVTGMGFTIAILNGVLIAGTPGLALWLWSRDLMSVGDIALATGLAMRIADMSGWIMWVVNGIFENVGTVQDGIRTIARPRVVADRVDAQPLRVTHGRICFENVGFGYGKGGLIFTRLNLDVAPGEKIGLIGPSGAGKSSLVSILLRLYDVEAGRILFDGQDITKVSQESLRAQIGVVTQDTSLLHRSLRENLLYGRPDATEEQLMNAIRQARADEFIFDLTDGEGNRGLDANVGERGVKLSGGQRQRIAIARVLLKDAPILVLDEATSALDSDVEAAIQDNLETLMHGKTVIAIAHRLSTIAKMDRLVVMDHGNIVEMGTHAELLARDGVYARLWHRQTGGFVGLE from the coding sequence ATGCCCAATAGCCGCAATCCCCTTTATCGCCGCTTCGAGACGATGATCGATCCCTTCCGCCCGGCGCTGGACGAGCCGCCGCCGGACGACGTGATCCGCTTCTATCGCCACTATCTGCGGCAGGTGCGAACGGCCCTGGTGTTCCTGCTGATCGTGGGCCTGGCGGGGGCGCTGATCGACGTGACGCTGTTCCGCTTCCTGGGCCGCATCGTCGACTTGGTGAAGGACCAGCCGGTCGCGGCCTTCTTCAGCGAGCATGGCAAGACCCTGATCGGCATGGCGCTGGTGGTGCTGGTGCTGCGGCCCATCGTCACCGGACTGCACGATATGCTGGTGCATCAATCGCTGGCGCCGGGACTGACCACGCTGGTGCGGTGGCAGAACCACCGCTATGTGGTCAAGCAGGGGCTGGGCTTTTTCCATAGCGACTTCGCCGGCCGCATCGCCAATCGCATCCTGCAGACCGGCGTGGCGCTGCGCGAATCCACGCTGCAGGCCGTCGACGCCATCTGGCACGTGCTGATCTATGCGGGCAGCGCGCTGATCCTGTTCTTCGACGCCGACTGGCGCCTGACCTTGCCGCTGATCATCTGGATCGTCGGCTACATCGTGACCCTGATCCGCTACGTGCCCCGGGTCAAGTCGCGCTCCGCCACGGCGTCGGAAGCCAGCTCCAAGCTGATGGGACGCATCGTCGACGGCTACACCAATATCGGCACGCTCAAGCTTTTCGCGCACAGCCAGCGCGAAGAAATCTACGCCCGCGAAGCGATGGCGGAACAGACGAGCAAGGCCCAGATGGCCGCGCGCCTGGTCACCGGCATGGGTTTCACCATCGCCATCCTGAACGGCGTCCTGATCGCCGGCACGCCCGGCCTGGCGCTGTGGCTGTGGAGCCGCGACCTGATGTCGGTGGGCGACATCGCGCTGGCCACGGGCCTGGCCATGCGCATCGCCGACATGTCGGGCTGGATCATGTGGGTGGTCAACGGCATCTTCGAAAACGTCGGCACCGTGCAGGACGGCATCCGCACCATCGCGCGGCCGCGCGTGGTGGCCGACCGCGTCGACGCCCAGCCGCTGCGCGTCACGCACGGCCGCATCTGCTTCGAGAACGTGGGCTTCGGCTATGGCAAGGGCGGACTGATCTTCACCCGCCTGAACCTGGACGTCGCCCCCGGCGAAAAGATCGGCCTGATCGGGCCGTCCGGCGCGGGCAAGTCGTCCCTGGTCAGCATCCTGCTGCGCCTGTACGACGTGGAGGCGGGCCGCATCCTGTTCGACGGCCAGGACATCACCAAGGTTTCGCAGGAATCGCTGCGCGCGCAGATCGGGGTGGTGACGCAGGATACGTCGCTGCTGCACCGGTCCCTGCGCGAAAACCTGCTGTACGGCCGGCCGGACGCCACCGAGGAACAGTTGATGAACGCCATCCGGCAGGCACGCGCGGACGAGTTCATCTTCGACCTGACCGATGGCGAAGGCAACCGCGGCCTGGACGCCAACGTCGGCGAACGCGGCGTCAAGCTATCGGGCGGGCAGCGCCAGCGCATCGCCATCGCGCGGGTGCTGCTGAAGGACGCACCCATCCTGGTGCTGGACGAAGCCACGTCGGCGCTGGATTCGGACGTGGAAGCCGCGATCCAGGACAACCTGGAAACCCTGATGCACGGCAAGACGGTGATCGCCATCGCCCACCGCCTGTCGACGATCGCCAAGATGGACCGGCTGGTGGTGATGGATCACGGCAACATCGTGGAGATGGGCACCCATGCGGAACTGCTGGCTCGCGACGGCGTGTATGCGCGCCTGTGGCACCGGCAGACCGGCGGCTTCGTCGGGCTGGAGTAG